A part of Amblyraja radiata isolate CabotCenter1 chromosome 35, sAmbRad1.1.pri, whole genome shotgun sequence genomic DNA contains:
- the LOC116966133 gene encoding C-type lectin domain family 17, member A-like, protein MEGMDIYENTTVKNGGESEPEGLNPEHWPRRADTARQNLQPKIIYTLLGICVLGSVSSLVLAIVLMAQMGEMKGSDADLRMEISQWKSIVTGDVEKATSSLSDVQAEIALLREHGLSCPEQWTKFKQSCYHFSSSTNTWVEAQRICASADAHLVVINNAEEQSFLKKRFNVGRWIGLSDSASEGDWRWVDGTDYQSTVTFWDKGEPNDANNGEDCGEINGVGQWNDQPCENKQKWICEKPAQCCSP, encoded by the exons ATGGAAGGAATGGACATTTATGAAAATACCACTGTGAAGAATGGAGGCGAATCTGAGCCGGAAGGTCTGAATCCAG AACATTGGCCCCGAAGAGCAGATACTGCTCGACAAAATCTACAACCCAAGATTATCTACACTCTCCTGGGTATCTGCGTCCTGGGGTCCGTTTCGTCACTTGTTCTTGCGATTGTACTGA TGGCACAGATGGGTGAAATGAAGGGGTCAGATGCTGACTTACGGATGGAAATTTCCCAATGGAAGAGCATTG TTACAGGAGACGTTGAGAAAGCAACCAGCTCTCTCTCCGACGTTCAGGCTGAGATCGCACTGCTGAGAGAGC ATGGGCTTTCTTGTCCCGAGCAATGGACCAAGTTCAAGCAAAGTTGTTATCACTTTTCCTCAAGCACTAACACCTGGGTGGAGGCCCAAAGAATATGTGCATCAGCCGACGCCCACCTTGTTGTCATTAATAATGCTGAAGAACAG AGCTTTTTGAAGAAAAGATTTAATGTCGGTCGGTGGATTGGCCTGAGTGATTCGGCCTCTGAAGGTGACTGGCGCTGGGTAGATGGAACCGATTATCAATCCACTGTAAC GTTTTGGGATAAGGGAGAACCCAATGATGCGAACAATGGGGAAGACTGTGGGGAAATCAATGGTGTTGGACAATGGAATGATCAACCGTGTGAAAATAAACAGAAGTGGATCTGTGAGAAACCAGCACAGTGCTGTTCTCCTTAA